The Mytilus galloprovincialis chromosome 2, xbMytGall1.hap1.1, whole genome shotgun sequence genome has a window encoding:
- the LOC143062525 gene encoding beta,beta-carotene 15,15'-dioxygenase-like: MTSVGDREEIVTWDIEAQTYMHSFSVTKNYVIFIGQPVSINIMKVAEYGDIAEAMEYRYNDPTFIYVVDLRTNKVTTVKYDKFVSYFHQINAYEDNNKIIVDICTQNSSNMFSMDLNYIRSVTLRNNITLYSGIKRFTIDIITPSVSEEFFKPSQNNSFANNLDMPAINENFRHVKYCYAYGLVLKADNKHFNKWALVKKDVCKVDGDLSWAIDNHYPSEAWFEPTPNSTREDDGVLMTHVFDGIKKESYLVLINATTMQTMSKGILPTTMPFSFHGRFFQDDNIL; encoded by the coding sequence ATGACGTCAGTTGGAGATCGAGAGGAAATTGTCACGTGGGATATTGAAGCACAGACATACATGCACTCATTTTCTGTCACAAAGAACTATGTTATTTTCATTGGTCAGCCAGTGTCAATAAATATAATGAAAGTAGCAGAATATGGTGACATAGCAGAAGCAATGGAATATCGTTACAACGATCCTACCTTTATTTACGTTGTTGATTTAAGAACAAATAAGGTGACCACTGTGAAATATGATAAATTTGTGTCCTATTTCCATCAAATTAATGCTTACGAAGACAATAACAAGATCATTGTTGACATTTGTACACAAAATTCATCAAATATGTTTTCCATGGATTTGAACTATATTCGTTCTGTAACATTGCGCAATAATATCACTCTCTATAGTGGTATAAAACGCTTTACAATAGATATAATTACACCGTCAGTTTCTGAAGAATTTTTCAAACCATCACAAAATAATTCATTTGCGAACAATTTAGATATGCCAGCCATCAATGAGAATTTCCGACACGTTAAATACTGTTACGCTTATGGACTAGTGTTAAAAGCAGACaacaaacattttaataaatGGGCATTAGTAAAAAAAGATGTATGTAAAGTAGACGGTGATTTATCATGGGCAATCGATAATCATTATCCCTCTGAAGCTTGGTTTGAACCTACACCCAATAGTACCAGAGAAGACGACGGAGTTTTAATGACACATGTATTTGATGGCATCAAGAAAGAAAGTTATCTTGTGCTCATTAATGCTACAACTATGCAAACTATGAGTAAAGGCATTTTACCTACCACCATGCCTTTTAGTTTTCATGGCAGATTCTTTCAAGACGATAACATATTATAG